The Planococcus donghaensis genome contains a region encoding:
- a CDS encoding DNA polymerase thumb domain-containing protein, which produces MKKQELPKASIFCIDMCGFYASVSAVELGLDPLEVCLAVVGNQERKGSVVLAASPMMKKRFGVRTGTRLFEIPNHQDILLVEPKMKLYLQKSMAITELLASYAPKESIHIYSVDESFIELTGTEKLWGPPESTMRRIQQELLDSFKLPSSVGGGPNMLLAKLALDLEGKNTGFAYWGYSDVPKKLWPVQPLSRMWGIGSRTEKTLNTMGIFSVGDLACTDVSVLEKQFGIMGNQLYQHANGIDLSDMGSPLVEGQISYGKGQILYRDYIEEQDIMTIILEMCEDVAMRTRQARRAGRTIHLSIAYSKTAFGGGFSRSRSIDEATNDTMEMYRVCQSLFREHFQHKPVRQISLAISNLEEESSMQLSLFDEKKFENRQLGEAMDTIRKRYGYSAIYRGISATQAGTAIARTKLIGGHNKE; this is translated from the coding sequence ATGAAGAAGCAGGAACTACCGAAAGCTTCTATCTTCTGCATCGATATGTGCGGCTTTTACGCGAGTGTTTCGGCGGTTGAGCTTGGACTGGACCCTCTAGAAGTTTGTCTTGCAGTTGTCGGGAATCAGGAACGAAAAGGCAGTGTAGTACTAGCAGCATCGCCAATGATGAAAAAACGTTTTGGTGTTAGGACAGGTACGCGGCTGTTTGAAATTCCAAATCATCAAGATATTTTATTAGTAGAGCCGAAAATGAAATTGTATTTGCAAAAATCTATGGCGATTACAGAATTGTTGGCAAGTTATGCGCCGAAAGAATCGATTCATATTTACAGTGTTGACGAAAGTTTTATCGAACTGACCGGTACCGAGAAACTATGGGGACCACCCGAATCTACTATGCGCCGTATTCAGCAAGAATTATTAGACTCTTTTAAACTGCCATCCTCAGTGGGCGGAGGGCCAAATATGTTGTTGGCGAAGTTAGCATTGGATTTAGAAGGGAAAAATACAGGGTTTGCTTATTGGGGCTATAGCGATGTTCCGAAGAAATTGTGGCCAGTCCAACCACTGAGTCGAATGTGGGGGATCGGATCTCGAACAGAGAAAACCTTAAACACTATGGGCATTTTTTCAGTGGGAGATTTAGCGTGTACCGACGTTTCTGTTCTAGAAAAACAATTTGGTATTATGGGCAATCAACTCTATCAACATGCAAATGGCATCGATCTTTCGGATATGGGATCACCCTTAGTCGAAGGCCAAATTAGCTATGGCAAAGGACAGATTTTGTATAGAGACTACATAGAAGAACAAGACATCATGACCATTATTCTAGAGATGTGTGAGGACGTCGCAATGCGAACACGGCAAGCTCGACGTGCAGGGCGAACTATCCATTTGAGTATTGCCTATAGCAAGACAGCGTTTGGAGGAGGGTTTTCCCGTTCGCGGTCTATAGACGAAGCTACGAATGACACCATGGAGATGTACCGTGTTTGTCAAAGTCTTTTCAGAGAGCATTTCCAACACAAACCGGTACGGCAAATTTCACTGGCTATTAGCAATTTAGAAGAAGAATCATCTATGCAGCTCAGTTTGTTTGATGAAAAAAAGTTTGAAAACAGACAACTTGGAGAAGCGATGGACACAATTCGAAAACGCTATGGCTATTCAGCAATCTACCGTGGCATATCTGCTACGCAAGCAGGTACTGCCATCGCCCGAACCAAGTTAATCGGCGGACACAATAAAGAGTAA
- a CDS encoding peptide chain release factor 3, whose translation MSDQLKNEIQNRRTFAIISHPDAGKTTLTEKLLLFGGAIRDAGTVKGKKSGKFATSDWMEIEKQRGISVTSSVMQFDYDGHRVNILDTPGHQDFSEDTYRTLMAVDSAVMIIDVAKGIEAQTVKLFKVCKMRGIPIFTFINKMDRQGKEPLELMEELEEVLGIQSYAMNWPIGMGKEFLGIYDRFNKRVEPFRSEGERFLDLDENGRLIADHEMKKTSYYTQAMDDIDLLDEAGNEFSFDRVKKGELTPVFFGSALANFGVETFLETYLQFAPPPQPRITQEEEIIDPTEMPFSGFIFKIQANMNPAHRDRIAFVRIVSGKFERGMNVTLARTGKNIKLSQTTQFLADDREMVSEAVAGDIIGLHDVGNYQIGDTITSGKKFQFESLPQFTPELFVKVTAKNVMKQKHFHKGILQLVQEGAIQYYKTLHLEEVILGAVGQLQFEVFEHRMKNEYNVDVRMEPVGNKIARWIENEEDVKESMSSGRSMLVRDRFDNYVFLFENEFATRWFQDKNPDIRLYSLL comes from the coding sequence ATGTCAGACCAATTAAAGAATGAAATTCAAAATAGAAGAACCTTCGCCATCATCTCCCACCCAGATGCTGGTAAAACGACGTTAACTGAAAAATTATTGTTATTTGGTGGAGCTATTCGTGATGCCGGAACAGTAAAAGGGAAAAAAAGCGGCAAGTTCGCTACTTCCGATTGGATGGAAATTGAAAAACAACGCGGAATTTCTGTAACTTCTTCCGTTATGCAATTCGACTATGATGGTCATCGCGTCAACATTTTAGACACACCTGGACACCAAGATTTCAGTGAAGATACGTATCGTACCTTAATGGCAGTAGACAGCGCAGTGATGATTATTGATGTGGCTAAAGGGATTGAAGCGCAAACTGTCAAACTATTTAAAGTATGTAAAATGCGCGGTATACCAATTTTTACGTTCATCAATAAAATGGACCGTCAAGGAAAAGAGCCATTAGAGTTAATGGAAGAACTTGAAGAAGTTCTTGGCATTCAATCATATGCAATGAATTGGCCAATCGGGATGGGGAAAGAATTCCTCGGAATTTATGACCGTTTTAACAAACGTGTTGAACCTTTCCGTTCAGAAGGAGAACGTTTCCTTGACTTAGATGAAAACGGTCGATTGATCGCAGACCATGAAATGAAAAAAACATCTTATTACACGCAAGCAATGGATGATATTGATTTGTTGGACGAGGCAGGCAATGAGTTTTCATTTGACCGTGTCAAAAAAGGTGAATTGACGCCTGTGTTCTTTGGTAGTGCATTGGCTAATTTTGGTGTAGAAACATTCCTTGAAACGTATTTGCAATTTGCACCACCACCGCAACCACGTATTACGCAAGAGGAAGAAATCATTGATCCAACGGAAATGCCGTTTTCAGGATTTATCTTTAAAATCCAAGCGAATATGAATCCAGCTCACCGCGATCGTATCGCTTTTGTCCGCATCGTATCAGGTAAATTTGAGCGTGGAATGAACGTGACGTTAGCGCGTACAGGAAAAAATATTAAGTTATCTCAGACCACGCAATTTTTAGCGGATGATCGTGAAATGGTTAGTGAAGCAGTAGCGGGCGACATCATCGGTTTGCATGATGTAGGGAATTATCAAATCGGAGATACGATTACGAGCGGGAAGAAATTCCAATTCGAAAGTTTGCCACAGTTTACGCCAGAACTATTTGTAAAAGTAACGGCCAAAAATGTCATGAAACAAAAACATTTCCATAAAGGGATTCTTCAATTGGTACAAGAAGGTGCCATTCAATACTACAAAACATTGCATTTAGAAGAAGTGATTCTTGGTGCAGTCGGTCAACTTCAGTTTGAAGTGTTCGAACACCGGATGAAAAACGAATACAATGTAGATGTGCGTATGGAGCCAGTAGGCAATAAAATCGCTCGTTGGATTGAAAATGAAGAAGATGTGAAAGAATCGATGTCAAGCGGACGTTCAATGCTTGTGCGTGATCGTTTTGATAACTATGTATTCTTATTTGAGAACGAGTTTGCAACACGCTGGTTCCAAGATAAAAATCCAGACATTCGTTTATACAGTCTTTTATAG
- a CDS encoding UDP-N-acetylmuramoyl-L-alanyl-D-glutamate--2,6-diaminopimelate ligase, protein MNSKELLASIPYKQIKGELPEHIEHLTIDSRDIKANSAFICIKGYTVDGHDFAQQAANQGATLIITEKPMTIDNATVVEVESTSRTLGLLATKFYDYPSKLLHMIGVTGTNGKTSVAGILHSMLMELGEKSALTGTIGFNLNGQLHPSANTTNDVLTTQQMIARARDEDCSHMTMEVSSHGLVLGRLAGVEFDTAIFTNLTHDHLDFHGTMEEYGHAKALLFSQLGQDLANQKQAILNADDPWSKELAKMTPHPVYTYGIQNDAQFQAKDIQLMHTGTNFTLTCVEGEFPVTMKLLGEFNVSNALASIAALYAEGYKLDEILKALATIAPVEGRMQKVEVEAPISIFIDYAHTPDAIEKAIDAVQDFKKNRIIFLVGTGGNRDKTKRPIMAEKASIADYVVLTTDDPRDEAYDSILGDLELGMTHSNFACIGDRAKAVEHAIEQAEVGDIIILAGKGHEDYQIVGNTKYPHSDKEIAIQQALKKFQ, encoded by the coding sequence ATGAACAGCAAAGAATTATTAGCGTCAATTCCTTATAAACAAATTAAAGGAGAGTTACCAGAACATATTGAGCATTTAACAATTGACTCTCGTGATATAAAAGCAAATTCGGCTTTTATTTGTATCAAAGGTTATACAGTCGATGGCCACGATTTTGCGCAACAAGCAGCAAATCAAGGAGCAACACTCATTATTACTGAAAAACCAATGACGATTGACAATGCGACGGTAGTGGAAGTTGAAAGCACCTCGCGAACACTCGGACTTTTAGCGACTAAATTTTACGATTATCCATCTAAGCTTTTGCATATGATTGGAGTTACCGGAACTAATGGCAAGACGAGTGTAGCAGGTATTTTGCATTCAATGTTAATGGAGTTGGGCGAAAAGTCAGCGTTGACAGGAACAATTGGTTTTAATTTAAATGGACAATTGCATCCATCAGCAAATACAACAAACGATGTCCTAACAACTCAACAAATGATTGCACGTGCACGAGACGAAGATTGTTCGCATATGACAATGGAAGTTTCATCGCACGGGTTAGTTTTAGGGCGTCTAGCTGGTGTGGAATTTGATACCGCTATTTTTACTAATTTGACGCACGATCATTTGGATTTCCATGGAACGATGGAAGAGTATGGACATGCCAAAGCTCTGTTATTTTCACAACTCGGGCAAGATCTGGCCAATCAAAAGCAAGCAATTTTAAATGCTGATGATCCGTGGTCTAAAGAACTCGCAAAAATGACGCCTCATCCGGTATACACTTACGGCATTCAAAACGATGCCCAGTTTCAGGCAAAAGACATTCAATTGATGCATACGGGCACAAACTTTACATTGACTTGTGTAGAAGGTGAATTCCCCGTAACAATGAAACTGCTTGGTGAGTTTAATGTTTCGAATGCGCTCGCCTCAATTGCAGCTTTGTATGCAGAAGGATACAAGCTTGACGAAATTTTGAAAGCACTCGCGACAATTGCACCTGTAGAAGGACGTATGCAGAAAGTTGAAGTCGAAGCGCCTATATCGATTTTTATCGATTATGCTCATACCCCTGATGCAATCGAAAAAGCAATTGACGCCGTTCAAGATTTTAAAAAGAACCGGATTATTTTCTTAGTGGGTACAGGTGGCAACCGTGATAAAACGAAGCGTCCAATTATGGCTGAAAAAGCCTCGATTGCAGATTACGTTGTTTTAACAACCGATGATCCACGCGATGAAGCGTATGACAGTATTTTAGGTGATTTGGAATTAGGCATGACCCATAGCAATTTCGCATGCATTGGTGATCGTGCAAAAGCAGTAGAGCATGCCATAGAGCAAGCTGAAGTTGGTGACATTATCATCCTTGCTGGAAAAGGGCATGAAGACTACCAAATCGTGGGGAATACGAAGTACCCACACAGTGATAAAGAAATTGCGATACAACAAGCGTTGAAAAAGTTTCAGTAA
- a CDS encoding Gfo/Idh/MocA family protein codes for MISIGIIGAGIIGERIIKQLQQEESRVEIKIVYDEQTERLTEISQTYGIPMAKSVEDVLHSDINWVYIATPPAFHAEIAELAASAGINILCEKPLAHNVEAGESMVASVQNNRVQTAMHFPLMYKPVIREMSKRIKTGHIGKVVRIELQTFFPDWPRLWQQNPWIGSRNQGGFVREVFPHYFQLMNRLFGELSFTSHHITYPEQADKCETGMIAHGLTEDQIPFLLTGISNIGQKELLQFKVYGEQGVLTLENWTTLYESVKGEDRQLISDFKDVPSLFDEMNEQSTLLVNFKEGLIVQRYIDHLLMD; via the coding sequence ATGATTTCAATTGGCATCATTGGAGCGGGAATTATAGGAGAACGTATTATAAAACAACTGCAACAAGAGGAAAGTCGCGTAGAAATAAAAATCGTTTACGATGAACAAACTGAACGACTTACAGAAATTAGCCAAACCTATGGAATTCCGATGGCGAAATCTGTCGAAGATGTCCTTCATTCGGATATAAATTGGGTGTATATTGCGACGCCACCCGCGTTCCATGCAGAAATTGCGGAGCTGGCGGCGAGTGCAGGGATTAATATATTGTGTGAAAAACCATTAGCCCATAATGTGGAAGCTGGCGAATCGATGGTAGCATCCGTGCAAAACAATCGAGTACAAACGGCGATGCATTTTCCATTAATGTATAAACCGGTCATTCGTGAAATGTCCAAGCGTATTAAAACCGGACACATTGGGAAAGTTGTTCGCATTGAACTTCAAACTTTTTTCCCAGACTGGCCAAGACTGTGGCAGCAAAATCCATGGATTGGTTCGAGAAATCAAGGCGGGTTTGTTCGTGAAGTTTTTCCTCACTATTTTCAATTAATGAACCGATTGTTTGGTGAATTATCCTTTACTTCCCATCACATTACTTATCCAGAACAAGCAGATAAATGTGAAACAGGGATGATTGCACATGGACTCACTGAAGACCAAATTCCGTTTCTATTGACGGGAATTAGTAACATCGGTCAAAAAGAGTTATTGCAGTTTAAAGTGTATGGCGAACAAGGGGTGTTAACGTTGGAAAATTGGACAACCCTTTACGAGTCGGTAAAAGGAGAAGACCGTCAATTGATTAGCGATTTCAAAGACGTGCCTTCGCTTTTTGACGAAATGAACGAGCAATCGACGTTGTTAGTTAATTTTAAAGAAGGGTTAATTGTTCAGCGCTATATTGATCATTTATTAATGGACTAG
- a CDS encoding aldehyde dehydrogenase — protein MNFTATDVDRMIEEQQAYFYTGDTKPAAFRIEQLYRLKSVIQSHATDIIDALKKDLGKSEFEAYATEVGFVLDSISTMAKNLEDWMKPEQVKTPLHLQPAKSFVIHEPYGSVLIIGPFNYPFQLVMEPLIGAIIGGNCAIVKPSEATPNVAKVIRTIIEEAFPSYYIRVVEGEREEVTALIHAPFDYIFFTGSVNVGKVIMKAASERLTPITLELGGKSPAIVDQTADLDLAVKRIAWGKLMNTGQTCVAPDYICVHESVKDEFIKKLTKTIQNFYGKDAQQSPDYGRIVNTQHFDRLAEIVQKEANQVVYGGKMDRADLYIEPVLLDRVGWDSPSMEDEIFGPILPIISYTDLPLLLRQIRKLPKPLSAYFFSENDRATQFFLEQLPFGGGCINDTVSHVGSAYLPFGGVGTSGINSYHGKSSFETFTHAKSILKKSTKLSTNILFPPYKNKAKWIKTVLK, from the coding sequence ATGAATTTTACTGCAACTGATGTAGACCGCATGATTGAAGAACAACAAGCATATTTTTATACAGGTGATACAAAACCAGCAGCTTTTCGAATTGAACAATTATATCGCTTAAAAAGCGTTATCCAATCTCATGCAACTGATATAATCGATGCCTTGAAAAAAGACTTAGGCAAAAGTGAGTTTGAAGCCTATGCCACAGAAGTCGGTTTTGTGCTTGATAGCATCAGCACAATGGCAAAAAACTTAGAAGACTGGATGAAACCAGAGCAAGTTAAAACACCACTTCACTTGCAACCAGCAAAAAGCTTTGTTATACACGAACCGTATGGCTCTGTATTGATCATTGGGCCATTTAATTATCCATTCCAGTTAGTGATGGAACCGTTAATTGGCGCTATTATTGGTGGGAATTGTGCAATTGTGAAGCCATCTGAAGCAACGCCAAATGTAGCAAAAGTAATTCGAACAATTATTGAAGAAGCATTTCCTTCTTACTACATTCGTGTAGTTGAAGGCGAACGGGAAGAAGTAACAGCATTGATCCATGCGCCATTTGATTATATTTTCTTCACAGGCAGTGTCAATGTCGGGAAAGTCATTATGAAAGCAGCATCAGAGCGTTTAACTCCGATTACTCTAGAGCTTGGTGGGAAAAGTCCGGCAATTGTCGACCAAACGGCAGATCTCGATTTGGCTGTAAAACGTATTGCCTGGGGTAAATTGATGAATACAGGCCAAACATGTGTGGCACCGGATTATATTTGTGTCCACGAATCGGTTAAAGATGAATTTATAAAAAAATTAACGAAAACGATTCAAAACTTTTATGGCAAAGACGCACAACAAAGTCCGGATTATGGACGCATCGTTAACACGCAGCATTTTGATCGTTTAGCAGAAATTGTCCAAAAAGAAGCCAACCAAGTTGTTTATGGGGGCAAGATGGACCGCGCTGACTTGTATATCGAACCCGTTTTATTAGATCGAGTAGGATGGGATAGTCCTTCAATGGAAGATGAAATTTTCGGACCGATTTTACCTATTATTAGCTATACCGATTTACCGTTATTGCTGCGCCAAATTCGCAAACTGCCTAAACCGTTGTCGGCATATTTCTTCTCAGAAAATGACCGCGCAACGCAATTTTTCTTAGAGCAATTGCCATTCGGTGGTGGTTGTATTAACGATACGGTCTCTCATGTGGGGAGTGCTTACTTGCCATTTGGCGGGGTCGGTACATCTGGGATAAATTCTTATCACGGAAAATCTAGTTTTGAAACCTTTACACATGCCAAGTCCATTTTGAAAAAATCTACTAAATTGTCAACCAATATTCTTTTTCCGCCTTATAAAAACAAAGCGAAATGGATAAAAACAGTCCTGAAATAA
- a CDS encoding M42 family metallopeptidase — MTYQWNQNETVDLLKELVEIPSPSGYTMDVMSKISALLTQWNVEYKTTHKGAVIATIPGENQEQHRLLTAHVDTLGAMVKEIKPSGRLKLSLVGGFKFNAIEGENCLIHKADGSTVSGTILLHQTTVHVYKDAGTAERNADNMEVRLDEKAFSKDDVRSLGIEVGDFVSFQPRFEATSSGYVKSRHLDDKASTALVLQLVKHLSETKEQLPYTTHFYISNNEEIGYGGNASIPLETQEYIAVDMGAIGDGQESDEYTVSICAKDSSGPYHYGLTRHLIALAQTNSIDYKVDIYPYYGSDASAAISAGHDIKHALFGPGIEASHSYERTHIDSLKAAAALLYAYVLSPLVS, encoded by the coding sequence ATGACTTATCAATGGAATCAAAACGAAACGGTCGATTTATTAAAAGAATTAGTGGAAATTCCAAGCCCATCGGGATATACAATGGACGTCATGTCAAAAATCAGTGCATTATTGACACAGTGGAATGTTGAATATAAAACGACTCACAAAGGGGCTGTAATTGCGACGATCCCTGGAGAAAATCAAGAGCAACATCGGTTATTAACGGCACATGTCGATACACTTGGCGCAATGGTAAAAGAAATTAAACCAAGCGGTCGATTAAAATTATCTTTAGTAGGCGGTTTTAAATTTAATGCTATCGAAGGTGAAAATTGCCTAATACATAAAGCGGACGGCTCAACAGTTTCAGGAACGATTTTGTTGCATCAAACAACTGTTCACGTTTATAAAGATGCAGGTACGGCAGAACGCAATGCAGATAATATGGAAGTACGGTTAGATGAGAAAGCCTTTTCTAAAGATGACGTGCGTAGTCTAGGGATCGAAGTGGGAGATTTTGTTTCGTTTCAGCCAAGATTTGAAGCAACTTCGTCTGGATATGTTAAATCCCGTCATTTAGACGATAAAGCCAGTACCGCTTTAGTTCTTCAATTAGTTAAACATTTGAGTGAAACCAAAGAGCAATTGCCATACACCACTCATTTTTATATTTCCAATAATGAAGAAATTGGCTACGGTGGAAACGCAAGTATCCCACTCGAAACCCAAGAATACATTGCGGTTGATATGGGCGCTATTGGAGACGGACAAGAATCAGACGAATATACCGTTTCCATTTGTGCAAAAGATTCAAGCGGTCCTTATCATTACGGTTTGACTCGTCACTTGATTGCTTTAGCGCAAACGAATTCCATTGACTATAAAGTAGACATTTATCCATATTACGGTTCGGATGCATCAGCTGCGATTAGTGCAGGGCATGATATTAAGCACGCCTTGTTTGGTCCTGGAATTGAAGCTTCCCATTCGTATGAACGTACGCATATCGATTCCTTAAAAGCGGCGGCAGCATTGCTCTATGCATATGTATTGTCTCCATTGGTTTCATAA
- a CDS encoding YolD-like family protein, protein MKHNKYLKVVGDVKDRGRIKWTALMLPEHVEMIREWYAKDELVAKPQLTEDDLQLLQEELDIALKRQCEVVLKNWEEGVVYEYRGTIEGIDARSRILICKEGEKRHRLPIDRVVSIVMVE, encoded by the coding sequence GTGAAACACAATAAATATTTAAAAGTCGTAGGAGACGTTAAAGATCGCGGGCGTATTAAGTGGACCGCGTTAATGTTGCCAGAGCATGTCGAAATGATTCGAGAATGGTACGCAAAAGATGAACTAGTAGCAAAGCCACAGTTAACTGAAGATGACTTACAGCTACTCCAAGAAGAACTGGATATTGCATTAAAGCGCCAATGTGAAGTGGTACTCAAAAACTGGGAGGAAGGGGTGGTTTATGAGTATAGAGGGACGATTGAAGGCATCGATGCAAGAAGTCGCATCCTTATTTGTAAAGAAGGAGAAAAAAGACATAGGCTGCCGATAGATCGCGTGGTTTCGATTGTGATGGTTGAGTAG
- a CDS encoding ATP-binding protein yields MESKLINRKRSQLFIHIYGALSIFHFLLNQIVDSNAAIVSPLFGISSYFLLLLLITKANERTLQYAILFAMNLYIFILNFESFAPITLVYFVVPIIICALYNETKPLLFLGLVTAIEFVLFLTIYDRFVPGASLSYIQLSIVVFTSSVFFLTLLHSLYFSHYWKQLETKNASMEKALLSKEGYLQLFFETAKDAIAVFDSEEKIIAVNPAFEELYGWTSEECIGQTLPFYPLENALAVKMRAQQVRRGKSYSLLETEEARKDGSRFFAQITLSPILDDSEKIIATSMISRDISYQKEAEKLIVQTEKLKLAGEIAAGVAHEIRNPMTVISGFIQMMHHDSKHPFPEYTELIQSELDRINLIISEFLVLAKPQAATLKVFSVQKALDDILLLFSSELNMNGITLIKDWEKDFQLNGEEHHLKQVFINLLKNAVESMHRPGEVRVALKTEDNDMFSISFEDTGKGLSEKELNEIFEPFYTTKASGTGLGLIVSQKIIQEHKGKLSISSSKGIGTVAKILLKQTG; encoded by the coding sequence ATGGAAAGCAAGCTTATCAATCGTAAAAGAAGTCAATTATTTATCCATATATATGGAGCCCTAAGTATTTTTCACTTTCTGCTCAATCAAATAGTAGATAGTAACGCCGCTATCGTTTCTCCACTTTTTGGAATTTCTTCTTATTTTTTGTTGCTGTTACTCATCACTAAAGCAAATGAGCGTACGTTGCAATACGCGATTCTTTTTGCCATGAATTTGTACATATTCATTTTGAATTTCGAATCTTTTGCTCCGATTACGCTTGTTTATTTTGTTGTCCCTATTATTATATGTGCTTTATACAATGAAACAAAACCTCTCTTATTTCTAGGACTCGTAACAGCGATTGAATTTGTGTTATTTCTCACCATATACGATCGCTTTGTGCCAGGAGCTTCGCTTTCTTATATTCAATTATCCATTGTTGTTTTTACTTCCAGTGTGTTTTTCCTTACATTGCTTCACAGTCTTTACTTTAGCCATTATTGGAAACAATTAGAGACCAAAAATGCATCAATGGAAAAGGCGTTATTATCAAAAGAAGGTTATTTGCAATTGTTTTTTGAAACAGCAAAAGATGCTATTGCCGTTTTCGATTCAGAAGAAAAAATCATTGCGGTCAATCCGGCTTTTGAAGAATTATACGGCTGGACTTCCGAAGAATGCATCGGCCAAACTTTGCCTTTTTATCCGCTTGAAAATGCACTAGCTGTTAAAATGCGTGCACAACAAGTTCGCAGAGGAAAAAGTTACTCCCTTTTAGAAACTGAAGAAGCCCGGAAAGATGGCAGTCGCTTTTTTGCACAGATTACGTTGTCGCCTATTCTTGATGATTCCGAAAAAATAATTGCAACTTCCATGATTTCACGTGATATTAGTTATCAAAAAGAAGCCGAAAAGCTAATTGTTCAAACTGAAAAACTAAAGCTTGCTGGTGAAATTGCGGCCGGTGTTGCCCATGAAATTAGAAATCCGATGACAGTGATCTCCGGTTTTATCCAGATGATGCATCATGATTCAAAACATCCCTTCCCAGAGTATACGGAGCTGATTCAGTCAGAGTTAGACCGAATCAACTTGATCATTAGTGAATTTTTGGTGTTGGCCAAACCTCAAGCTGCAACATTGAAAGTCTTTAGTGTCCAAAAAGCGTTAGATGACATTCTTCTATTATTTAGTTCCGAGTTGAATATGAATGGCATCACTTTGATAAAAGACTGGGAAAAAGATTTTCAGTTAAATGGAGAAGAGCATCATTTAAAACAAGTTTTCATTAATCTATTAAAAAATGCTGTAGAATCTATGCATCGACCAGGAGAAGTACGGGTTGCTTTAAAAACTGAAGACAATGACATGTTCTCCATTTCTTTTGAAGATACCGGAAAAGGCCTTTCGGAAAAAGAATTGAATGAGATTTTCGAACCTTTTTATACCACGAAAGCAAGCGGTACAGGATTAGGATTAATTGTTTCTCAAAAAATCATTCAAGAGCACAAAGGCAAGCTCTCCATTTCAAGCTCTAAAGGGATTGGCACAGTGGCTAAAATTCTTTTAAAGCAAACTGGGTAA
- a CDS encoding thermonuclease family protein: MKLKVILLALFFLSGCGMVESIDTPNTTDQIDVEVTQVIDGDTIKIIYEGEEVTVRYLLMDTPETNHPRLGEQPLGKDATEENKRIIESGDVSIEFDVGDRFDDYDRLLAYIYVDGESVQEQMIRVGLARVAYVFPPNTRYLEQFEQAEQLAKENKVGIWQYENYSTDRGFNADAYGQEPAANTSPSAGQQPDECNIKGNINRNGNKIYHLPSDSSYEQTNPEEWFCSEQDAQDAGFRGVGQ; encoded by the coding sequence ATGAAACTAAAAGTCATATTACTAGCTTTGTTTTTTTTATCAGGCTGCGGAATGGTCGAATCCATTGATACACCCAACACAACCGATCAAATAGATGTGGAAGTAACACAAGTCATTGATGGCGATACCATTAAAATTATATATGAGGGCGAAGAAGTAACTGTTCGTTACTTATTGATGGATACACCGGAAACCAATCATCCGCGCTTAGGCGAACAACCGCTTGGTAAAGATGCTACGGAAGAAAACAAACGAATTATTGAATCAGGTGACGTTTCTATCGAGTTTGATGTTGGCGACCGCTTTGATGATTATGATCGATTGCTTGCTTATATTTATGTGGATGGCGAAAGCGTTCAAGAACAAATGATTAGAGTGGGATTGGCTCGAGTCGCATACGTATTCCCGCCAAACACACGTTACCTTGAGCAATTCGAACAAGCAGAACAACTTGCGAAAGAAAATAAAGTTGGCATTTGGCAATACGAAAATTACTCAACCGACCGCGGATTCAATGCAGATGCATACGGACAAGAACCAGCTGCTAATACGTCCCCTTCTGCTGGACAACAACCAGATGAATGCAATATTAAAGGAAATATTAACCGTAACGGCAATAAAATCTACCATTTACCAAGTGATTCTTCCTACGAACAAACCAATCCAGAAGAATGGTTTTGCTCTGAACAAGATGCACAGGATGCAGGATTTAGAGGCGTTGGACAGTAG